ctgTCTTTTGAGGATTCACGCCAGACTGCATCACTCTGAGTAGCCTTATGAGATCCATTCCTGACGGTACGAGAAACATTACATAGACTTTAAGAACCCGGGTTCAAGGTTCTTAAAGTGGGAACCGTTtgttagtttttaattaaaaaaaattaagaatcgtctcttaaataagagatataagagcatgattaatcccGATCTTTTAGACGGGatttttaactcatgatttgacacttttttgttttgtttttttttttacgtttttcGGCTAAAAGACGGCTCTTAGAGCATCTTTAACGCGTGAACCCCATTTGGgggttcttattttttattttttactgtttttttattttgtctgattttaaaataaaaataaaaaggaaccAATCGCAGATCGCCATGTGTCAGTGAAGCCTGCGAACAGTACAAAAACCCAAGCTGAACCGCCTCTTAATTCAGTAACTGAAGCAACCGTTCCTTCTTTTTGTGTGGGACCCGCGCGTTAGTGGGGCCCACAAACAGTTGAAAAACCCTCATTTTTACCTGCGTTAAAGatgctcttatatctcttatttaaaagacggttcttagcttttttttaattaaaatctaagaaaaactaagaaccatCTCTTAGCCAAAGCTAAGTTAATTATGGTCTAAAAGCTAGTTCTTAGccgaaaaatgcaaaaaaaataaaaacaaaaaatgtcaaatcatgagttaaaagCCTAAATTAAAAACTCTCGTTAATCATGCAGTGAATACATAAGCTATGTTCATTCCTCGTAAACACGATATTCCCAATATTCCATACCTCTCTATTTCCCTACAACAGCTTCTAAACATCTAATAACACGATTATATGAGAAATACAGAGGCTAAACTTAACATCATAGAACAAAGAGCTacaaaattcatattttaaaacttatttgaaAAAAACTACTTGCTTGACTTACAAGTTAACAACTCCCTCTTTCTACAAATCCCACCCATCTCTTCTTTCACCGAACTCCCACCTCCGATCAGACAAGGTCCCGTACAACTCCGAGAATCTCCGTAGACACTCGCTTCTCTTCCTGTAATGCTGATCCGTGTTCCCACTTATCGCCACGCCCGAAAACTTCGAAGTATCAAGCACCAAAGCCGACGGCCTCACATACTCCACCGCCTTCGCCGAACCACTCGCGTTCGCGTACAAGAAATTCAacagaacgtcttcgcagttaaACTGCTCGTCCACGAACTCCCGACCAAGCCTCGCCCTCTCCGACTGGTACAGCCCAAACGCGAAACCAACGTCCATAAACGCCGCTCCGGTTAAAATCATATTGTACCCCTTATGACTCCTCGCGAATTTCTCCGCGCTATAAGTCATGCTCTGGTCAACGTAACGCGGGTAGAATCCCACCAGTCTCTCCGGGTGCTCCcgccaaaccctaaacccctttTCGATCTCATCGCAGGACATCATTATATCGTCGTCGAGCTCCAGAACGGCTCTGGTTGTAATCAACGGGTCGATACTGAACCTGTTGTTGAGAGAGTTCCTTTTCTCGACTCGGATTCTGACCGGCACGGCGGAGTCTAGCTCGGTGGGCTCAGGAGGATGCCCTTTGTTCCATATGACAACGATCTCTTTAACAGAAGCACATCGTGAGTAGTGTTTCACGTACATTTTGAGGTTCCAGAGACGTGCGTCGTAAGTCATAGTTGCTAACGTGAACTGAGACGCGTGGCCTTTGAAAGTGTAAGGCTCAACAGCTCCGCTTCCACCGTATATGTAACTGACGCCTAGACATGAGAGAAAGACTCCTACGGGGAGTATCAAACCGAGTGCTAATCTTCCTAACCTAGAGCTAGGCTTCACGAGTCCTCTCAGAAAGGGAGGTACTCGATTTAACCGAGAACACATCCGTCTTAGCTTCTCCGAGAAGAAACCATCAGTTTCTAGATTGAAGAGCGCATCGGTTCTTTTCCCAGCGTAGTAGTTCATACACCATGTCGATGGAACAATGCAGTTCACAACCCCGAGCAAAAACCCGAGTAACACTACCAATGTGATAGAACCAGCGAGAGATGCATATCCGAGTAAAACTCGATGAAATAGATCTCCTGAAGTTACATGGTCGCCGTCAACAAGACCAACGTATCCACCGGAACTTAGCTGACGCACTTCGAAATGATGCTGCCTAACTCCGTTCCAAGAGTTTCTACCTTTACGGGGGACTTCTAAATCGAAGGGTACTTCGACTTCATTGTACTCTTCCTTGGAAAGAGTCTCTATTTTAAATATGCGTATCCTTTTCCCGTAATTCTCGCCGCAATCTTGACCAACACGGTAGAGATTACCATCGTGTAAGAACCCTCTGCCTCCGTTTCTCGCACCGACGTTTCTTTTGCCGTTGTAGATAGGATTGTTCTTGTGTGGTTTCCATGGGCCGAGAGGAGTGGTGCTGTACCAAATTTCTAGCTGGCCGTTCTTCTTGGTTCCGAAGCTACTGTGATCTGATCCAAATAGCCAGTAGTTTCCTTGGTGGTGGATAATGGTGGAGTCGACAAGAGGCTTTTGTAAGATGACTTTCTCCAGCTTCCAAGTTAAGGGGAAGTTGATAGCACGGTAGAGACGAAGCTCTCCTATCTGGCTGCTCTCCGGCATCATGTATAtcttttgtaaaacaaaaaaaaaaaaatcaagtaagATATAATAATTTAGATAAACGTTGTTTATTATCAGTGTGTGTCTTACTTGTCCGTTGTAGTTGAAGACGAATGGGAAAGACAAGTGCCAAGCCTCATCCAAAGCTATACCAAGAGGCTTCCAAGTTGCTCCTTTGTCTGTACTCTCAGCAACTCCTATATCCCCTTGCAGTGTGattgggtttttgttttcaaagaaGAGGTAAAGAGTATCACCctgttataataaaattaagattTGACAAGGTTGATCAGAAACACAAAAAGTCTTTGGTTACTTGCAACAAAGATTGTATTCATGAAGCAAACAAGATAACCCAAAGATCAGTGTTCCAAAAATTACTAGACGATATTTATGGGCTTTATAGAGGATTATTGTTTAGGTTGACGACAAgaccgatttttttttattttttgaacatcTAAACTgatttttattgaaaaagtattttgTTTAGACCCAATTTGCGCATATAcagatttttagaacactgccAGAGATAGTGCATATACCTGAACATAGAGAAAGGGGTCAGCTATAAAGTTGCTTGGGAAACCAGAATTGGTCAAAGAGGCACATGTTAAAACAGGGTTAGCCACAGGCCATGCTGCACTCTCGTTCCTCCATACATTAACCTATCTCCCATCACCCACAaaaatcaccaaaaaaaaatgcaattatGATTATACATTCATGAACCCTAGAATGATCTGTAACTGAAGGAAGAATTCAAAGACTCACGGTTTCAATAGGTTTGAGAGTGAAGGGAGAATCGCCATAGTAAACGCCAACAGACCATGAACCCTCATTGTCCTCTCTGCAACCTAGCGAAGACGACGAGACATGATCCGTACGTCCTATATGCGGTGGAAACGCGAGCCACGCGTACGTTAAGGCCACCAAAGCGTATAGACCGAAGCAGGAGACGAAGAAGAGAAAACGCCGTACGGAGGAGCTTCCACCGTAACTGGAGAGGTATCTGTAACGGTTGTGATTGTGGACGTTCTTATGCAAGCTACTTTTTCCGACAATCTCCGCCGTCTCTTCCATCATCGGAATGTCGAAAAAAACGATTTGCTTCCTCCCTCGGCGGCGAAACCGTGTGATTATCGCCGTGTGTTATGATGAATTAATTTACTTGCTAATTCTctttaattcaaaatattgATGATTCTCTATTAAATTTGTTTCGATTATTTTCATTTAAGGTTAGAGAATaaaagatctctctctctctattatgTATCTCGGAATTATAAAGGTGACGAGTGTTAATGCAGAAGCGGAAACGTTATTACTTGGCAGGTTCGTCATTTTTACTAAACTACCCTTTAAGACTTTTACTTTCTCGTTCACATTGGACGACACGTGCAAACCTGCCGCTACACGCGTGGAGACCAGAACCGGCTGCTTTCGGATGACGTTAGTGTTTTCGCCGGTTTAATTCTCCGTGTCGTTTATTACAAACGTCGTGGTACAACTTATTGATACATCATACATGCCACGAATTTAGTAATGAATAACATTGGATACTATGAGATATGCATTTAATGTACGTGCTCTTTTACTCGAAAAACTAGTGTCAGACGATGGTTTGGTGGCGTCAACTATTTTCCGTAACCGATCCAATAGCGGAAATAGCTTACCTAGTAGATAGATGCTGATCCAGttgtattgttttgttttatcttcgTTAAGAGAGTTTTCATATTCACAAGCATAGTATAGTGGCGTATGCCAAAATGACATTAtacatgagtttttttttttgaacaaaggtTTGAACTTGCTCACGCACACACGAATGTACATATGCTTCATCAGATAACACATAGGATCATGTATCttatatcttttctttttcatcaAGCTTATTAATTCTCAGAGCTTCTCCAACGGAATACGAAGACGAGTTGCTCATTACTATTTTGTCTTGGAAAATGGGAAAGCAAGACTAAACAGTAAGAGCAAGAGCAGTAAtcatcttttcaattttttattattaaatatttttttcctttttgatttaaaaaaaaaaaaaaaaactagaccaGGCCGCAACGACAGGTGGGGTCCACGCTACAGTGTTGAACTTTAGGAAAGAGGGGTTCAGCCGAAAGAGCTTTAGAGTAAGAACACCAGTGAACCCTTTTGGGGTtcatcttttcaattttttattattaaatttttttttttctttttgatttttttttttaaaaaataaaaaaaataacaactaTACTAATCGTGGGCCATCACGACACGTGGGGCCCGTGCTACAATGATGCCCAAGGTTCAGTGCAATGATCTCGCAGGAGACGAGTTcacttcttttgtttattttaatattttttttttcgacaaCTGTGTGAACTCTCCATGGAGTTCACTGATGCAGATGCTGAGAGAGGTAGAGGTTCATGtgattgagttttttttttttttgatttctgTGTGAATTTCCCCCATAAACCTTCAATGTGGATGCTCTAAGGACCGATTGTAAAAAAATCACTTTTAGCTGAATATAATAAACtatcttttaattattaattaaaaaaactaaaaatcccAATTAAACATGTTCTTATATTCCAATAAAAACTTCGCCCTGTTAATAACTCCTCGAAACACTTTAATGCCGCTTGCATCTTTGATATCGGTTCACATTTTTATGCttcattttatgaaataattatattatttttaatactattGTATTAGTTCCAGTGGGAGCATCCTGCCGTTAATGTTGCTCTCAGTGTTACTTTAGTGATTATATACGTGGTGTGAATGACTCAAGACCTACCCCTTAcctattttttttggtcaaaacccCTTACCTATTTTCGGAAGAAACTTGAATTTATCAATATCAATTATGAGGAAATAACAAAAAtagttataataattttgtttgtaaCATATATTCATCGATTTGGACCTCCATATACATCagttgttttgaaaatatttactaGAATAGCATTACTATAATATACTTCTTCTGTTTATGAAAGTAAGATTTTATAGAGTATACacgcttattaaaaatttaataaatgtttataatttaatttattttttactttcttatacactttccaataaattttcaccaataaaatttaatcaattcaaatattctcaattaatattccttaaaaatataaaaaagtactttaacaatatagaaaatatatctttgtggaacaagaaaaaaatctaaaacatcttatttTCGGGAACGGAGGTAGTAGTAAATTCTAAACAATGCATCAATGACAACCGCTCATAGAGTCATGGTTGTTAGATAACTTTTTCTTAATTCGGTATACATTACATTGATAGCTCTGTAGTTtcttaaaagaatattttctataataatcATACTACCCGTATAGTTTCCAAAAAGCTAAATCTTTTAAAGCATCACGCATTATAGTGTCCTGTGGTTCTTTTGTGGTCCATTTTGTTTTTCCTATGTATCGAATTCCTTAACCGAAACTAGAATAGTTATGAATCTTTGAGCAGTAATGTAAATGACGCAGAGCTAAAATAAATGCAAATAATACAACTACTAGCATATGTGTTACGTTATGCCTAAATTTCTAGGTCAGATTCACAAGTGTTACAAGTACATTTTGTTCGGTTTACGATGGATATAATTAATCTAATATCCAAAACTTACATAAGCAGCCATAATAGTAGCCAGAGGAACCGAAACATTGTCGTCTATTTGATCCGCGATGGGTAATGACTCGACCAACGTAGCGACCATTGAGACTATCGCGACTTTTGTAAAGGTCGTTTCCCAGTTCATGTGAAGGTACCCAAGGCTTGAATAATAGTAAAGTAACCTGCATAATTATTGTAATAGAAAGAACGTTTtggtttgtccaaaaaaaaaaaaataacgttTTGGTTTATTTGCAAGTCTGCCCAATTTTAAAGAGTTGTTCACCAAGAagagtagatttttttttggtcaagaagaagactagattataTGAATAATCAGTTGTGGGTTTATTTTTTTACCCGATGGAGATAATGAAGCCGAATATGAACATGGAAATGCTTCCTGCCAAGCTCTTCCTTGGGTTGTAAGGTATCTTTTGTGATCCAAACTTGCGTCCCATGATATCAGCTATTCCTACAAAGAGACATgtgttttatataattaacaaattaTGATAGTTATCTTACAGATGACAAAGAAAATGTATAGTATTTAAtacttaaatcatattttaactaGGCTAAAAGTTTTGAGTATTTCAAGTGTCTGAGTGTTAAGAGAGTCCTTTACGGTTCTCCATTGTTAAGGTTTAACATCCTTAGATAACCAacgatattatatttttcatgaaACCTCCACCATGTTGAAACCCAATGAGTCCAAGAAACCCTAGTTTTCCGGTAATATTTGAAATCAAcctattatttatatataaggatCGCGTGTATAGTTGTTTCCACTACATATATCACATACGTATCAAATGCAAGAAACAGCGTTAGTCAATCAAGAAGGTAGCCTAAAAAGAGAGAGATGTATAACTGATAAGAAAATTTACCGTCGCCACCGCACATCATTGCCAAGGAGATCATACCGATAGGAGAATCTCTCCAGAAGAAAACCGCAGAGACGAGGAGGGCTAGAACGTAGAACAATGGACCTCTAAGCAACTCTCTGGGGGCCGAGTTGGTTGgggaaaaaaaacaagaaatatgTAATGAGATTCTTGAAAATCATCAGGAGTCAGACAACAAAGAGATAAGGCTAAACAACAACAACTTACTCTGGTCTTCCTTCTCTAGTGACGGATTTAATCAACGTGGAATTGGGGGAGATGGATAATCCATTGACAACAAGCCTTACACAATTCACTAGTGGAACTAAAGCAGTAAAGTATCGTGCCTCCTTCGATGCGCTACACTTAATtaaaagatgaagaaaaagcAGTCGTGATGCTGATTTTTCAATAGATAGGTTTCATTGGTTAGTGTAAAGGGAAAGGCATACCTGAAGATTGGCCACGAGAGTACAAAAAGCAGACCTGATAGTATATGCACAAGCTTTCTACTCAATCTCTGTTTCATCCAaaacaattaaagaaaaaaaacgtcattaaataatcaaaatccTCATCCCCACAAATCCAGAGCTAAAACATGAACTCACATCAAAGTATACCTTAGTCTCGTTTCATGTTTCTAGTTATTATTACTGCAACAGGAACTTCATTCAGACAGCCAACAAGAGTGTACtcgttttttggttttgttcaaaAAAGGAAAACAGCAGAAACTAAAGTGGTGAATAGACCTGTGAGATCACATTTCGCTTCGTCAGACTCTCGAAGCTTAAGACAAGCGCGTAGGCTCCACCAAGAACTGCCCCGGTGGCTCCAAGGTCATGCAATAGAGAAACCTTCGTAACCGCGAAAGAGACCAGAGGGTGGCGAGCGCGTAACCGACTCGACGAGCCGATGAGGTAAGGATAAGAAACCGGAGAACAGAACGGGAGAGTGGTAGCTGTGTTCCAGAACCTGGAGCTGCTCCGACATAACTGATGGCTGATAGGAGATAAAGGAATCTTTGCCGCCATTTCAACCGCCTCGTCGGCAGAAGCAGAGCTGAGCTCCGAGAGCGATGAATTGTGAGGCGGAGAAAGAAGAGacgtttttgtattttttattaatttttgggaGGTTTTAGTTAGAAATGGAAACGGGTtgagcagaaaaaaaaaactagaaataaAACGTTATCTATGATGTGTCACTTTATCATTGGTCAATGAGAATCCGAAATCTGACTCACATGACATGACCagttagttttttcttttacttgatCTAGTTGGGGACTTCTGTCCTAACCTAGTGGTGGCAATAGCCAATGGGCATGGCCTATTTAGGGAtgtgtttcttctttctctctgtacaatatttttttgggcTTATTGTAATATCGGTTTAATTACTAAGGTTACGTTTTGTTTTATTCTAAAATCTGTCTATTATTTCTAGGTGTTGGATACATTTTTAGAAATAGCTTAGCATTGATTTATTTGGCTTTAATTGATTACTTGTGAAAGTTATAAATACtttaggaatatatatatatatatatgcatatataactgttcaaaaaaaatcaaaaattatataaacattaCTAAGTTATTtataactttcaaaatattagaACGGCCGTTCATGAGTAATATGATATTGTAAACTGTgaaatttgttttgttctttaGTACTTATAGTTCCAGAGTTATGTCACATGACTTCAACTATACGTGgaactaaatattttattacttatacGATTTACAAAGTGTAAATCACCATTTTCCAACAATGTTACCCGAGACTACTATCTAATCCGGCCTTGGCTGGAACTCTGACTATGTTTTATTGTTTAGACATATATGTTGGAGACTGTAGACTATCTTACTAGTATATAAATTCGAGTTTAATGCCGAAATCTAGAAACCAGACAAGTGGCAAATAAAATACTTAATCACGAATTCACAACAGTATGTATAGCTATTAAATATGGACCATGACATTAGAATAAATGACTATGAAAAACGGGTGTATATGTACATTTGAACTTTAAAACACTGATGATTTCTCAGTGAATAGCACCAATGAAGATAGATATCTGAAGAATTAGAAGACCACTCAAGATAAGAAAAAAGGTAAACAGTAATAGATAATGTGATTTATGTGAGAGTTCTATCAAGGACCCCAGTACATAAACGATTAGCAAAGGTACAACATACGGAGAACAAAGAAGGGTAGTGACGATGAGGAGGAGCATGCATGTGTTTCATAACTTCGATTTATTGTTTTGCTGAAAAGACATCAGATAAAATATCTACGTGGCTACGTCTAATCCGTTTGAAATGATCCTATCTACGCACGTTTTCGAATTGGTAAATCACTCATTTGTTTAGTTATGGTATTATGTTTTATTCCATTCTCAGTTTTGAAGAAAAACGTATGTAACCATATGCCGCATCGAagacaaaaaacaaaactctgCTACATTGAATCCAGTTGTAGAATACAGATTGCATTTAATTAAGCTTTGTCTgtgttagagcatctccaatgtaaaactcaaaatggagtaaaagtgaaaatggagtaaaattgTTCTAACCCTACTTCATTTCCCACTTCATTAtgaagtgatgaacaaacaaaaaataaactacTTCATTTATGgaataaatttcattatggagtgagatatggagttgggttggagcattccttactccattttagaggaaaaaatagagttagGATGGAGATGCCCTTACAGATCGGTGATACAATATAAGGACTGTATAAACATTgcatgtaaatatgtaattgCTAGTTTATTATTCATTTGATAAGTGATCAttaaatgttttcatttaattttgatTGTTTCATACTCAATCGTCACGCTAGAAGATCCAATTGTTTACGCAGTTTAATACTCATCTAATGACAATATGGCAGATGATTATGTACAAATTACCAGTTACATACCTTGCGTATAAtgctgtgacaaaaaaaaagatcgtATAAAGCATGTCTACTAAACCAACGCGGTTGGCCTAGAGGTAGTTGAGGCCCATAACCAATACGTTCTCCGCAGGTTCGATTCGCGTTGGCCACCTGGACTAGGGTTAAATCCCAAGAATACGTGGAGTGCCGTGGACCTCGCGGGAATAGTAAGTTGACCACGGTCGCTGGAAATCCGCGgttaacgaaaaaaaaaatgtctagtactatatatatagtatcaAGATTTTAATATCTTACGATCAAAGAGGTAAATTCaagtaataataaataaaaataattgaaagtagCATCTCCAGTTAATACTTGTCActtatcactaatttattatGAAAACCATTATTTATTACGTAAATAACGTAAAATGTAGATAGAGATCTTATGAAAGAGAGAGATTCCATTATCACTAATAGTGACAGTTACCGCTCAAAAAAGCAAATTAGACTGTAATAAACGCGTGAAATCTGATCTTTTGAcgaaacaaattttatttgCCACCGAcctaacaaaataatataataaataaaattaaatgtgaAAGCAGAGacagaaaattattattttaaaaatgtaatttaGCGAATTTTCTTTTGGGGAAGTTTGACAAAAATTGCtcattctccaccaccaccaccaccactgtctcctcctcctcttatACACAGATTCGCTTACTCAAATCAAAAGtacgcaaaaaaaaatcaatctgaATCTGTAATGGTGAAGTACTGTGGCACCTGAAAAACACACACAGAGAGATACAAGTGGAAGCATCTtcgttctctcttctcttctccacgATGAGAAACTCTCTCTCGTTCGAGATCGACGACAATGGCGGCGCCGGGAGAGACGGGAACCACAGCGTCGTCCGAGATCGTCTCCGTCTCAAACCTATTCCGAGCGGCGACAGGCGAGATCGATTGGATCGGTCTTCCGTGCGTAGTAGCACCGCCCGTCCTCACCACATTGGCGGCAGATCGCTTAACCGCAAGGGCGTCCTCTCGTGGCTCAAGCCGCGCGGCAACTGGCTGCTCTATTTTCTGGTGGCGTTCACGGTTTGCGCGTTCGTCATGTCCTCGGTGCTGCTTCAGGACTCGATTGCGTGGCAAGGGAGTGCGAGGGGAGGAGGGGGAGCGAGGAGGCGGATTGGATTCGGGAGTTCGTTGAAGTATGTTCCTGGAGGAGTTGCGAGGACGTTGATTGAAGGGGAAGGGCTTGATTCGTTGCGGTCTGGGGTTAGGATCGGCGTTCGTCCGCCTAGGCTTGCTCTCGTGAGTTTTGAACTTCTTTATCTTTTCAATCGATGCATGAAAGAGTTTGCTCTAGATCCAATTTGATTTACTCTTAGAGGTTAGAAATGAATATTGGTTCTAATAAGCGCTTAGTTTTCATACACTTAGTAGGATGATTTGGTTTAGAAGAGGAGCATGCCAAGTGGTTATTGGTCAATGGCATTAGAATTTATGAAAGGTCTTGGCTAAGAATCCATGAGAAGAGATCtcctcgtaaaaaaaacttGATGTGAACCCTGGTTTATGTTCTTTTCTTAGCATAGCTAAAGCAGAGAACCACCAGCAAGGTTGAAAAAGCAATCTAAATGAGAtcaagatctttttttttgtgttgagGCTGAGTCAGTAGAGAGAGTAACAGTAGTTAGTAATACCTCAACTCCCTGGCTTGCCATATAAGGCTCCTGGGAAAATGCCATGTGTTTTAGTTAGATTCTATGCATTGGGGTAGCTAATTAGTATGTAACTGAAGTAAATTACTTTGTAGTTGTAGATGCGCCAAGGAATCTGTTGGCACTTCATGCTTAAACGTGGCAGTAGGCCGGTTACTTTGTAACTGTTGACATTGTTTATCTGTCGTTTAGCCATTTCCAGATTGGCTTTGGAAAATTTCTGTTGTTATGTATACACACTGTTTTGTTTTCTCTGATCTATGTCGCATGTTGCTTTTTAT
This genomic stretch from Brassica napus cultivar Da-Ae chromosome C9, Da-Ae, whole genome shotgun sequence harbors:
- the LOC106433107 gene encoding glucosamine inositolphosphorylceramide transferase 1, whose protein sequence is MMEETAEIVGKSSLHKNVHNHNRYRYLSSYGGSSSVRRFLFFVSCFGLYALVALTYAWLAFPPHIGRTDHVSSSSLGCREDNEGSWSVGVYYGDSPFTLKPIETVNVWRNESAAWPVANPVLTCASLTNSGFPSNFIADPFLYVQGDTLYLFFENKNPITLQGDIGVAESTDKGATWKPLGIALDEAWHLSFPFVFNYNGQIYMMPESSQIGELRLYRAINFPLTWKLEKVILQKPLVDSTIIHHQGNYWLFGSDHSSFGTKKNGQLEIWYSTTPLGPWKPHKNNPIYNGKRNVGARNGGRGFLHDGNLYRVGQDCGENYGKRIRIFKIETLSKEEYNEVEVPFDLEVPRKGRNSWNGVRQHHFEVRQLSSGGYVGLVDGDHVTSGDLFHRVLLGYASLAGSITLVVLLGFLLGVVNCIVPSTWCMNYYAGKRTDALFNLETDGFFSEKLRRMCSRLNRVPPFLRGLVKPSSRLGRLALGLILPVGVFLSCLGVSYIYGGSGAVEPYTFKGHASQFTLATMTYDARLWNLKMYVKHYSRCASVKEIVVIWNKGHPPEPTELDSAVPVRIRVEKRNSLNNRFSIDPLITTRAVLELDDDIMMSCDEIEKGFRVWREHPERLVGFYPRYVDQSMTYSAEKFARSHKGYNMILTGAAFMDVGFAFGLYQSERARLGREFVDEQFNCEDVLLNFLYANASGSAKAVEYVRPSALVLDTSKFSGVAISGNTDQHYRKRSECLRRFSELYGTLSDRRWEFGERRDGWDL
- the LOC106433136 gene encoding phytol kinase 1, chloroplastic-like, which codes for MAAKIPLSPISHQLCRSSSRFWNTATTLPFCSPVSYPYLIGSSSRLRARHPLVSFAVTKVSLLHDLGATGAVLGGAYALVLSFESLTKRNVISQRLSRKLVHILSGLLFVLSWPIFSASKEARYFTALVPLVNCVRLVVNGLSISPNSTLIKSVTREGRPEELLRGPLFYVLALLVSAVFFWRDSPIGMISLAMMCGGDGIADIMGRKFGSQKIPYNPRKSLAGSISMFIFGFIISIGLLYYYSSLGYLHMNWETTFTKVAIVSMVATLVESLPIADQIDDNVSVPLATIMAAYVSFGY